In Oncorhynchus tshawytscha isolate Ot180627B linkage group LG24, Otsh_v2.0, whole genome shotgun sequence, the genomic window AGTTACATCAATTGATCAATTCATTTCCAGATTGATATGACACTCCCTCTTCCAGTCTAGACTGATCCTAGATAGGAAGGGCTCCTTACTATGCCATGAACGAACATTATAGATAACTGATTCATACAGTGACGTTAAACTTTACCTCATTTCAAATGATTGTATACTTGTGTATTTCTACTGAAATTACATTTCTCCATTCTGCGCTAACATTTTGTATattattgtaataatgtctgaaCATACATGATTGAAAAAAACAACTAAATTGTGATATTGGGTATTTGTTTTGGCTCCTCCGAAAGCAACCAACTCATTCAAGCCCAGCACTCTTTAAAAAGACTGAGGACAGAGAAGCTATCACCATTTGTGTTTATTTACTCAATAAGTTAATCATTTAAAAAGGCAAACAACCCCCATTTGCATTCAAATGAAATTACCAAAAACCAAATGTTATGTTCACCATGCTGGCTTGCTTGCCAGAGTCCCGGTCTGTCTAAAAAGCCTTTGATCACACATATCCCTCAACTCCGGTAGTGTTCCCCAAATATTCTGCGCATTACCGTACATACGACTCACACACCGGAAGGAATAATATATAGTCAGGCCTTTAATGCTATCCAGGCAACTTATCCTGTTGAGTTTGTGCATTGAATAATGATTTAACCAATGGCATTAACTTATTTTTTTAAGCTGAGATATTTGTAGTGATCCTTtgtggctcagttgatagagcaaCACGCTAGAAAAGCCAGGGTAGTGTGTTCTACTGCTGGGACCATCCATACGTAAAATGTACGTACAGAAGACTAAGTAGCTTTggataaaaacatctgctaaatggcatatgttaTAGTAGTAACACTTATGGACATCATGGCTATTATCAAAGATGTAACATTATAATAACAATATCTGAAGGATGTGTCTGTTCACTTGGAAGAGTCGTGAGAATTTTAATAGCAGTTATAATTCCAAAATAGATAAGAACCTTTCACCACTCTTCTTAAACATGAATTCAAGAAATTCCCAAAACACATAAAGTAAGTTAACAGTGGAAAATGTCAAAGAACTGGCTTAAAcaaccactgtgtactctctataCACGTAAAAGGAGTCTTCATGTTAGATACTGGGGTATATTTAAACCAAACCATGTGAGATTAATAATTAAGCTTCTGGATATAGACAATATAATTCCACAGTAGGCTGGGATTTTTTTTATCTTAGTATTTTtaaatttctttttttttctggTCTCAAACATCTGGACCGACAAAATGGCGCAGTCACCAACTCAATCTGACAATTTGGGGGGGGTGGGCGATGTATTAGAAGACTTCAACGTAACTGATTCGCATTCACATGAGCATGCCAAACACAGGTATATGACCTGAGCATACCTATCTACCAGTGGAGGTTGTTGAGGGGAGGATGACTCCTAATGATGGCTGGAACAGCGCTAATGGAATggcaaacacatagaaaccatgtgttttataccattccactcgagccattaccatgagcttgtcctccccaattaaggtgccaccaacctcctgtgccatCTACCCGTCTACTCCTGTAGACGTAAACACACGTAATCTTTCATATGGATTATGAGTAATGGTCAAGTCCGGCTTTAGCTTGCAGCCAGGTGTACGATGCCTGACAGGTATGTCTCTCTACACCATGCAACTACCACATTACAAGTTGTTAATAGTAATTCTTGAATACAAATTACTACCTGCACCTGTGGAAGATGCATGGTATATGAGGAGAAACAACAACACTCCCTAGAATGAAAAGGGTTTCTTTGTTGTTGTAGTATCCCAGGCTGATGTGTTATTTTTATGAGTTGAATTATGACTGAAATGAATACACAGCCATTGTTGAATCTTTTCTGTCCCTGTGGATGAGAGAAAATAAGTCCAGGGAAGGAAGGATTGCAGTTGCACTCTTATCCTTTTTAAAGAAACAAACCTACACAGAAAATTGTCCAAAACGAAGGAACAAAAACtatataaaaaacaaacataactCAAACGGAATGAGTTTGCATTTTGGCGCAGTCCAGGCAGTGCTGAGGGGGATAGTTTGGCCTGCTCTTTGTTTGGGTTCTTGTTGGATGTGGGGGGGGTCAGCCTTGCACTACCCTGTGCTCTCAGTCCAGCTCAATGGGGCTGCCGTGCTCCTgtgcttcctctccctcctcatcctcaccctcACCTGAGCCCATCAGGCTGTTCAGCAGGTTTCCTGACAGATACAGAACACACTTGAATGAAACACATAAACATACCGTTTCACCAAAGCAGCTTTCAATGGTGATCAGAATGAGTTTGTAAAAATACTGCTTAGTTCATGCCTGGTATTTAAGAGATGACAGTCACAAGCACTTACCTAGCAATCCACCATATGATGAAGACTGTTTGGGTGGCACCCCGAAGAAAAGCTGTCCTATCCTGTCGAGATACTGATGCAGCAGGCAGTCAATGTAacaggaggggtagaggagaaggggggggggggtcattagACACCATGCCGAGTTACATTGCTACATGAGGAACACTCATTAAAGGGTCAAGCTCACCTCATTATACATAGGGTCCCTCTTCAGGGAAGGCTGATACTGCTCACATAGCACCGTGAACACTGTTAATTTGCCTCTGCAGAGGAAAACAGAAAAAGTTGAGGCACATTTATGAGAACCTGGAAAAACAGTGTTTTATTCCCTGAAGGTTTTGGTGGTTGAATAAATAAGGCCTTACCCATCCACTGCCAGCAAGAGAAACCAGATAAAGTTGAGCAAGGGCTGCACAAAGGGAGGATCCTTCTCTATTGAGGGGTGTTTCTGTGTATATGTGCTGAACACTACAGATGCACTGTTTTTGTTCTTTAAACAGAGGAACCTGAGCAGgaagagggaggggcagaggtgAACAAGCGATTAAACAGCAGAACAAGCAGCTTTTGTTGACAGATTGAAAACAGATGAGGGTGCAGGGAGACAGACTTACTGCAGGACGGCCTGTGCCACAAACATGTCCACCTCACTGCGAAAGCCCCGCTGCGCTGAGTACTCCACCAGCATCTGGGCACATCCCTCTCCATCAGAGGAGTGCAAGAAGTGGTAGCGAGACTCACTGTAGTTTTGCTCTAAACAGATAGAATTATATCATATGCAACATCATTTTCATGTTTCCTTGAACAGAGAACCTTGCAGTTTAATGTTCAGAGTTTTCTACTGAATACCTTTCCACAAGGTGACTGCTAGGAGCTGATGCAGTTTGGGGGCGCCCAGCTTCCCTGAGCCACCTGTGGACCACTTGAGTGCGCGGGACACAAATGCTACTCTCTCTGGGGAGTTGGGGTCCATCAAACTGAACAGCTTAGCCAGGTGCTCTGAAATTACAACCCAGAGGAGCTTAACACAGCGACTACGGCACACTGACACAACTGTGTTCATACTGTTTAACTACAattcattatacacacacacacgttagctcACCTAAGTCTTCGTCCTCCACCTTCGCCTCAGATTTCTCCAAAGACTCTAGCACCAACATTGACAGGTCTGCAGCACTGTTAAGCTGTGGATGACAAAAAACTGTAATTTGCCACAGAACTCACAACTGTTTAGCTGTGGATAATTAAAATTGCTGTAGCCAATGCCACAAAAACAGCTGAAATGCAATGAATGCCCCAGCGTCATGACTTCTTATACCTGGTTGTAGCTGAAGAAGAGCTGGGCGCCATTGTACATCAACTCCCTGGCATCGGTGTGCTTTGCTTGTGAAATATACCTGTGTCAAACAGAGATGGCAAATGTCatgtcactgacaaactgaattgaAACCAGGCTAAGCAAGTGACAGTATCaagcaaatgtatttataaagccctttttacatcagccgagtGACAGTATGGATGTTAGTCTGGTGGTCCCCCTGCCTATGAAATAATGAGGGCTGAAAAGTAATACTCAGTCACTGGGCCAACATTTCTCAATACACGACAGTGAATCGCAGTTAACTGTCAGTTACTAGGCACACACAGTTCACATGTGAAGTTAGGCTACCTGTCATGACAGTCAAAAATATTGAAGTACAACAGTAAGTGAATGAATTACACCCAATGACTGATGACACCATCGCTATTAAAATAGTGATGGAAGGTTAGGAACCATGGGCAATACCAACACCCATAGCTAAATTGATTGTGACTGTGTAGCAAAGacgactagctagctaacgttagctggttagGACATGTAAGTTAGCTAAAAGAAACTAGCCTGCTCACGTTGGcgaactacacacacactctagctagcgttagctactACTTGTAGCTGACATTATTGTTACTGGGCTGGAGATGACAGTCTGATTATCAGTGTGTCAGGTCAGTGTATCTTTACTAAACAAAAACGTACACTTATGGGTAACTAGTTAGAAAAACGAGAtggactggctagctagctagcgtataTTGCgacattagctaggctagctcGCATGCTGTGTCCCATTTTGTGACTTGGAGTGATTGACGCAAAAAACTGTCCAAACAAAAAGAAGGACTGACCCGAGTGGGTGGGGCAGTACCTTGAATATACCAATCATACACTAAAATGTAGGTAGCAAGGTTAACAAGCATAACGATCTGGAAAGGGGAGGCCCAAAAGCGAACTAATAATCTCACCGGGCTAACGAAAATTGAAATTTCTTACCTAAAAAATAAGGTTCTGTACATCTGGTGAGCTTCATAGTAATCTCCCTTTTCCACACTGGCTCGCAGTTTCCCTTCAACCCGCTGCGTTCCTCCACGGTTTCTTGCATTGGAGCATTTCAGAGCCTCCTGCTCCGACATCATTATTGTTTGTTCCCAGCAACTCGGCCCAACAACCAAACGTTGACACTGACAGTGCAGAAAGCGGATACACAAAATATACCTAGCATTGACCCATTTTACTTGCCGTAGTTAGTTATGGTTATGACACAGACAGAATGGGCATCACAGACACGCCACAGGAGTTATAAAGCTGAAGCATCCGTTCAGAACGTTTtctcaccaccaaatatggtagagagaggaagtccAGTGGCAAGTAGTGGGAGAGGATGGAACTGAGTGAAACTGTGTCGACATTCTGCAAAtgttctcatcgatgaaacatctGATCTCAATAcattttctgttcccaaaactaaaatCTGTTACGAACACAATGCATTAAGTTTtatagactttaccctttgccaaagtctTAAAAAATagcgttgtttagaaggagtgcaaggtTTGTGCACATGCGCACTTCACAGAGGAGGCGTTCCCTGAAGGAAATCTATAAATACTGTATCTTTGGCTATGACCTTGTGTTGTTTACATCCAAGTCAGGTACTATCAAATAGAGTCTGGGGCGTTAGTGACCAGATTCCCTGCTAAAGTTAGACCACTTTAATTTCACTAATTTGGGGTTTTTAACACATTTTCACCGTTTTATTACAGTTACCTTTTTTATGTgataattctttttttttttttttaatctacggtcacaatgagatagggtgcaggccagttTAGttgagtctgccactagcacagtcggTGCAGTCAGCTCAGCTTTTTATAGAGACGGTGCCTCGGTCTAGGTCCGACAAAACTTAACATGGCAGTGTTGGCATTAGCAGTCTCACTGGATAAAATACCTCCTCCGTTCCTTTcgttattgaaagagattgtgatcaCTGGAGATTTTAGCatttaaatcttggtggggcaaacaaacaaaaacatgttttagatgccagcaaagccatgacacagcacaacactaaacaatacattaattgcactgtaACTGTttcaaacggtgcccacaaactgttaaggcctacataaagctgtcccaacagcagagctttcttttcagcaccatggagtgaatccttaccactgctacacctggctatcagcggagccttgtctggcacaaaaacagttcattcagcctcatttacggccttaaaaaaaacacagctgatatggctgacttgcttaaacaaatgtggtttctattgACAATTaggatgtacaaactatggcataaggggacaacgaGCAGAttagaggcaatccgtaatttcgattaagacataaTGAGCGAGCTCGGACGGACATAGTCAatgtaactatttgttcagcacttttgaaatgtacagcaacataattcagaacatgggctgttcttacagtattctccctgtacaccaagtcagaaccgtaggataaataaaggagtcatataagcagacaatgaaaactCTTACAATATtctatgattacatttctctaaaacaggctatagggaGAAAGGGACcacattattagggtgaggcacataggctgctaacagcttactacacaacatacacttattattactttcttagctacagtatacatatctccctggcatattacatcatttatgcagcagcatacaatacatttttggactcaccttgttgtgcctTGCTCACTTGAACAAGAAGGTGGCGCGGCTGTCCTTGTGAGCAAATTTTGTCAACACAATTTGTCATCAAGgactggcattctctggatttatggtgctttcaagacaactgggggggaaacaaggttgaatcatgacgtcagtgatcttcaggtcgggggtctagaaagaggcctgagttcccgacttggaattctgagttggatgacctttcaaaatgtattttcgcAGTCTGAGCtcatttttttctgagttcccaggtgtcttgaactcactgaagtctgagatttcccagttccgaatTTCCAGTTGTTCTGCACCCGacagaaatcatgctggattgacagcatgaatgtttatccttttaagcttggaaaagagacccttaa contains:
- the LOC112223495 gene encoding Golgi to ER traffic protein 4 homolog — encoded protein: MMSEQEALKCSNARNRGGTQRVEGKLRASVEKGDYYEAHQMYRTLFFRYISQAKHTDARELMYNGAQLFFSYNQLNSAADLSMLVLESLEKSEAKVEDEDLEHLAKLFSLMDPNSPERVAFVSRALKWSTGGSGKLGAPKLHQLLAVTLWKEQNYSESRYHFLHSSDGEGCAQMLVEYSAQRGFRSEVDMFVAQAVLQFLCLKNKNSASVVFSTYTQKHPSIEKDPPFVQPLLNFIWFLLLAVDGGKLTVFTVLCEQYQPSLKRDPMYNEYLDRIGQLFFGVPPKQSSSYGGLLGNLLNSLMGSGEGEDEEGEEAQEHGSPIELD